Below is a window of Myroides profundi DNA.
ATCTGGGTTTAAAGGAAATAGCCTTTGAATTAGGCTTTAAAGATGATAGTCATTTGACTAAATTGTTTAAAAAGTATAAACAAATAACTCTCTCGCAGTATAGAGAAAATTTTAAGAATATCTATTTATCAAAATAATGACCCTTTGCAGAAACAATCATTACAATGACACTTAACTCATCAATTTTATAAATTATTCTATCTTTAGAATTAAGCCGTCTAGACCAAAAACCACTTAGTTCATGTTTTAATTTTTCAGGATTACCGATACCTACTTCAGGATTACTCTGTAACTCTTCAAAAATATTCTCGATTTTTGTTATATCACTCTTGTTACCAGATCTTTTGATTAACAATAGATGTTTTTGGGCTTCTTTACCAATAATTAACTTATATCTGCCCATAAATTCTTTACATCTTTTATCTCTAAGAAATCACCTTCTAAGATGTCTTTCTCTGCCCGTAAAACTTTTTGTACAAAATCAACATCATACTCTTCATCTTCTGTTTGATCAATAGGAATAATTAAAAATGCCTTTCCTTCTCCTCTATTGACAACTATTTTTTCATTAGAAGCTAATTCAATATATTTTTTAATATTCTTTCTAAATTCTGATACAGATATTGTTTTCATAATATGACAATTTACAACACAAAGATATTAAAAACCAAATACTTATACAATAAACAACGCTATATCTATCTCCTTTTCATATTTATCTTAAAAAAAACACTATAAAAAAGCTAAAGTTAGTTAGGAAACTTAAATTCAAAAATCAATAGATTAATTTCGCGCGTGAAACAATAATTTATAGCGGATGAATACAAAAATACAAAGACTAAATCCTAGCACTTTAGCAGCTCCAGTGGGAAGATATTCTCATGTGACTGTGGTTCCTAAAGGAGCTAATCTATATACATTCTCAGGACAAATAGGTACAGATGCGATGGGAAATATCCCTTCTACATTTAATGCGCAAGTACAAAACACGTTTATGAATATCATCCAAGTATTAGGTAGCCAAAAACTAACTGCTGATGATGTCATTAAAGTTAATATTTGGGCTACACAAGAGATAGACTGGGACTTCTTCTACGAAGTTTGGGATAACACTTTTGGTACAGATTATCCATCTATGACTGTTGGGTATATCACAGCACTAGGATTGCCAGAGATTCAATTAGAAATAGAAATATGGGCTGCAAAGTAGTCGTTTAGATTGATACATAATAAGTAATTCGCAAGAGTTGACTCAGTTGAGTCAACTCTTTTTTCTTCTAAACTTCCTAACACACTGAAAATAAATACTAAATAAAAGTAAATGCGCTATCTAAAATTACCAAATTTTGGTAATTTTGATAAAAATAGAAGTTATGGGACGTAATACATCAGTATCATTAGGAGACTACTTTGAAGATTTTGTTGAAGCTAAAATAAATGAAGGTCGTTATAAAAATGCTAGTGAGATCATTCGTGCTGGTCTACGTCTTCTTGAAAAAGAAGAAAATGAGATACAAGTATTAAGAAATGCTATACAAGAAGGAATTGATAGTGGAATCGCTGAAGACTTTGACCCTAACAACCATCTAAAAGCTTTAAAGGCTAACAAATAGAAATAATGGCAAAGTATATCTTGACTAACCTTACGGTTAAGGATCTCTCCGAAATTTGGTCATATACTTTTGAAGCATGGTCTGAGCATCAAGCTAATAAATATTATACTTTATTGATTGAAACTTGTCAGAAAATAACTAATAATCCAACTCTTGGAAAAAGTTACGACAGAATCAATACACATCTCTTAGGTTTTGCTATAGGTAAACATATTATATTCTATCAAATACTACAGAATAAAGATATTTTAGTCATTCGCTTCTTACGCGAACGAATGGACTTAAAAAACATTTTGAAAGAATAATATTTATTTAATTACATTCTCCAAGTCTACCTAACAAGAACTACCCTCCTATCAAAAACTAACTAAATCGCCTTTTACCTCTTCTTTTATTATGATTCTCGTAAACTTTATTAAAAAGAAATACAATGGCAAAATCAAAAAACGAAAATAAAACTTCATACATCCACCTATAAACTATTTTCTTACAGATACACTATTTCTTATTTCAATCCTTTTAAAACACTGTAATATAGACTTTTAAACCCTTATTCAAAATTAGTGATTTTTCAATTATTCCTTTCTCTTTAAACCCGGATTAAGCGATAGACATATAAACGAAAAGTAATTATACAAAATAGCTCTGAATTTAAGAAAAAAGCATACTGTAGTATGGTTTTAGAAGAAATGAAAGAGATATGAAGTAGAATTACTTTGCAGTATTTGGCTAATGCTTAATCTGGGTTAAACCTATAAGTCTGATAGGTAAAATTACAATAGGCATTTAGATAAAAAGAGCTATGAATTAGAATTATTTTGTAGTATTTATCTAATGTGGATATTGGGTTAAACTAACTATAAAAACCTACAAAATATTGTTTATACCTACTAATAATCAAATTATTATAAAATACTTCTCATTTAGGACAAACTTATACTTAGAATGATTATAAATAATTATATATTTGCGACACCCTAATTATATTTATTAAATCTAAATAATTGATTATTATGCAAACTGATAAGCCCAAGAAAACCAAGGGGATTTTCAAAAAGTATATGCTTAAACTCCACTTGTGGTTAGGACTACTGTCAGGTATAATTGTACTTATCGTATCACTTACAGGAACTGTTTTTGTCTTCAATGAGGATATCTCTACCTATCTTAAACAAGACATGATCTATCATGGCGAACAAGATATTGAAAATAAAAAACCGATTCCTATTCGTGAACTAAAAGAACTAGTTAATGCACAATTAGTTAACGAAGAAGTTCCAGCAGAGGAAGTAACAATCCCAATGGATCCTACTCGTTCTTATCAATTTGGATTATTTAAAGCCAATCCAGAAGGATGGAATTATTTCGATACTTATCTCATTTTTAAAACAGTCTATGTCAATCAGTATACAGGAGAAGTAATTGCTGTCGATGACCTATTGAAGAGTCCTTTCTTCTTCACTATGATTCTCCACCGCTCATTACTTCTTAGTAATGCAGTTGGAGGTACTATAGTAGGTGTATCTACTATAATCTTTGTGATTATGCTAATCACAGGGATTATACTATGGTGGCCTAAGAATAAGAATATGCGTAAACAACGCTTTTGGTTTAGATGGAAGAAAGTAAAAGGTTGGCGCCGTAAGAATTATGACGTTCACAATATCCTTGGATTTTACTCTTCTGCTCTAGCACTAATAGTGGCTATTACAGGAATTATGTACTCTTTCCGCGTCACGATGAGTTGGGTTTACTTCTTAATCAACGGGTTTTCTATGTATGCTCCAGACTTTAGTCATTATAAGACTACTGCTCCTGAGTCTATGGAAACTCCAACAACAGTAGATCGCATAGCTGCTACTGTAAAAGAGCACTACCCTAATGCTTTCTCTTTTGGTATTGACTTAGAAGATCATGAGAACGCTGATCATCATCACGACAATATGACTATTCGTGTTAAAGATCACGAGTTCAAATATAACGACTCACATACCATGATATTTGACGAACACTCTGGAGAGCTATTGTTCAATAGATCTCATGGAGAACGATTATTAGCAGAACGAGCTACTGGTGCTACTTATGATTTGCACGTAGGAGCTTTCTTTGGTATGCCTGGAAAAATAATTGCTTTTATCCTTAGCTTATTCTGTGCCTCTCTTCCTATTACAGGTTTTATTATCTATTGGGGAAGACGCAATAAAAAAAAGACTACTAAATAATTTTTAAAACAATGAAAAGACCATATATATGGCTGCTATCACTATGCAGCCTGGGTACCTATGCCCAAACCGAAGCACAATTAGACAGTATACTCAACGCATTTAATACTAACCTTGGGGAAGTATTAATCACTACTAAAGCTCCTGTATTCCAACAGAAAGCTGACAAAATGGTGTTTAGTGTAGAGAATAGTGCTTTATCAGATGGAAGTACAGTACTTGAAGTTCTTGGAAGAGCTCCAGGAGTGGTTGTATCTCAAGAAGGTGAATTATCTCTGAGAGGTAAAAAAGGGGTTAGTGTAATGCTAAATGGAAAACTGAGTTCTCTATCTGCAAAAGAACTAGCTAATCTCTTGAGATCAACCAACTCTTCTCAAGTCAAAAATATAGAGATTATTGCTAATCCATCTGCTAAGTATGATGCAGCTGGTAATGCAGGAATCATTAATATTGTATTAAAGAAATACAAAATGGAAGGGCTGAAAGGAAGCTCTTTTGTCAATGCAGGGCGAGGACGTAAAAACCGCCTTAATGCAGGATTCAATCTAGGTTATACTCATGAGAAACTAAGTCTATTTGGAGACTATAGCTATACTTTTAGAGGGGAAGAAGAACACAAACATTATCTTCAAGACTTCTACAACACTGCTAATCCTTCTGTAATAGACAGACATAGTGAACAACGCTTCACTAGTAATGAGCCTCTTACTTCTAATAACTTCAAATTCGGAGTGGATTACTCTCTTTCTTCTAAAACAACTGTGGGCTTCTTATTTGATGCTAAAATCGGGAGATATGAGGATTATTCTAAAGGGTATAATATGATCTATGCGCCTGTAGAAAAATTGAATTCGCATATTAATACTGACAACGGAAATAAAGAGCATTGGTATGATTATACATTTAACTTAACTGCTACTCATTTATTCAATGATAACGGTAGTAAAGTAGATGTAGATTTAGAATATGAAACTTCTAAGTTTAGATCTGAACAGTCTCAATTAGCTGAAGTTTTATTAAACAACTCAAATGCTCCATATAGAAATAGACGTGGATATATTCCATCACAGTTTAAGGTATTTAATGGTAAATTAGACTTTACCTTACCTTTAGATGATAAGCATGCTTTAGAGACAGGGTGGAAGTCAATTGTCAAATCAAATGACAATCCATCTGTTTATGAATTTCAAAATAACTCAGGATGGGAAGTAGATCCTGCTTCAACGAATCACTATAAATACAATGAACAGATACACGCTGCTTATGCTAACTACAAGCTTAGTTTAGAACATTGGAGTTTTCAGGTAGGACTGCGTTCAGAGTTTACACAAACTGAAATAGACCAAAAAACGACTAAAGAATACAGTAAAAACGATTATACTAAACTATTCCCTAGTGCCTCTATCAAATACGAAACAGATAATGCACATGGCTTCTATGCTTCGTATAGTAAACGTATTAATAGACCGAGTCACTTTGACTTAAACCCATTCCGTTTTTATGATGACCCTTTTAACTATTGGCAAGGGAATCCTAAGTTAAAACCTGAGATAACACATGCTTCTGAGGTAGGATACACATGGAGTAAATACCTGATTGCAAATGTGTACTTCAGCGTGACGAATGATGTGATGACCAATGTGTACAATTACCAAGCAGATACAGGTATCTTAGTAAGTACTCAAGAGAACTTAAACAAATCTTATCACTATGGTGCGAATGTAACAGGTACAGTAAGCCCTACAGAATGGTGGTCTATGAGTAATATGTTTAACTTGTTTAACAACAAATATGAAGGAAACTATCAAGGAACAGAAATCAATAGTTCACAAGTAGCTTTCACTTTTAACTCTCAAAACAACTTTACCATTGTTAAAGGATTAAAAGCTGATGTCAATGCACAGTACTTCTCTAAGTCAAACTTAGGTCTATACAAAAGAGATAGTTATTTTGACTTAACAATCGGTTTATCTAAAGCCCTATTAGAAGACAAAGCAACTATTAAACTAGCTGTAACAGATGTTCTAAACACGGTGAACTATAATGTAACGGGGGATAACTTCAATTCTAATATTCGCAAGAAATATGATCTGGATAGCCGAATAGCTACTTTATCATTTAACTATAAGTTTTAACTTAATTAATTTCTCATTACACTTCATTGATTTATACAACAAAAGCCAGTCAATCTCGACTGGCTTTT
It encodes the following:
- a CDS encoding helix-turn-helix domain-containing protein, encoding MHNLGLKEIAFELGFKDDSHLTKLFKKYKQITLSQYRENFKNIYLSK
- a CDS encoding Txe/YoeB family addiction module toxin — its product is MGRYKLIIGKEAQKHLLLIKRSGNKSDITKIENIFEELQSNPEVGIGNPEKLKHELSGFWSRRLNSKDRIIYKIDELSVIVMIVSAKGHYFDK
- a CDS encoding type II toxin-antitoxin system Phd/YefM family antitoxin: MKTISVSEFRKNIKKYIELASNEKIVVNRGEGKAFLIIPIDQTEDEEYDVDFVQKVLRAEKDILEGDFLEIKDVKNLWADIS
- a CDS encoding RidA family protein codes for the protein MNTKIQRLNPSTLAAPVGRYSHVTVVPKGANLYTFSGQIGTDAMGNIPSTFNAQVQNTFMNIIQVLGSQKLTADDVIKVNIWATQEIDWDFFYEVWDNTFGTDYPSMTVGYITALGLPEIQLEIEIWAAK
- a CDS encoding type II toxin-antitoxin system ParD family antitoxin gives rise to the protein MGRNTSVSLGDYFEDFVEAKINEGRYKNASEIIRAGLRLLEKEENEIQVLRNAIQEGIDSGIAEDFDPNNHLKALKANK
- a CDS encoding type II toxin-antitoxin system RelE/ParE family toxin, which translates into the protein MAKYILTNLTVKDLSEIWSYTFEAWSEHQANKYYTLLIETCQKITNNPTLGKSYDRINTHLLGFAIGKHIIFYQILQNKDILVIRFLRERMDLKNILKE
- a CDS encoding PepSY-associated TM helix domain-containing protein, whose amino-acid sequence is MQTDKPKKTKGIFKKYMLKLHLWLGLLSGIIVLIVSLTGTVFVFNEDISTYLKQDMIYHGEQDIENKKPIPIRELKELVNAQLVNEEVPAEEVTIPMDPTRSYQFGLFKANPEGWNYFDTYLIFKTVYVNQYTGEVIAVDDLLKSPFFFTMILHRSLLLSNAVGGTIVGVSTIIFVIMLITGIILWWPKNKNMRKQRFWFRWKKVKGWRRKNYDVHNILGFYSSALALIVAITGIMYSFRVTMSWVYFLINGFSMYAPDFSHYKTTAPESMETPTTVDRIAATVKEHYPNAFSFGIDLEDHENADHHHDNMTIRVKDHEFKYNDSHTMIFDEHSGELLFNRSHGERLLAERATGATYDLHVGAFFGMPGKIIAFILSLFCASLPITGFIIYWGRRNKKKTTK
- a CDS encoding outer membrane beta-barrel family protein yields the protein MKRPYIWLLSLCSLGTYAQTEAQLDSILNAFNTNLGEVLITTKAPVFQQKADKMVFSVENSALSDGSTVLEVLGRAPGVVVSQEGELSLRGKKGVSVMLNGKLSSLSAKELANLLRSTNSSQVKNIEIIANPSAKYDAAGNAGIINIVLKKYKMEGLKGSSFVNAGRGRKNRLNAGFNLGYTHEKLSLFGDYSYTFRGEEEHKHYLQDFYNTANPSVIDRHSEQRFTSNEPLTSNNFKFGVDYSLSSKTTVGFLFDAKIGRYEDYSKGYNMIYAPVEKLNSHINTDNGNKEHWYDYTFNLTATHLFNDNGSKVDVDLEYETSKFRSEQSQLAEVLLNNSNAPYRNRRGYIPSQFKVFNGKLDFTLPLDDKHALETGWKSIVKSNDNPSVYEFQNNSGWEVDPASTNHYKYNEQIHAAYANYKLSLEHWSFQVGLRSEFTQTEIDQKTTKEYSKNDYTKLFPSASIKYETDNAHGFYASYSKRINRPSHFDLNPFRFYDDPFNYWQGNPKLKPEITHASEVGYTWSKYLIANVYFSVTNDVMTNVYNYQADTGILVSTQENLNKSYHYGANVTGTVSPTEWWSMSNMFNLFNNKYEGNYQGTEINSSQVAFTFNSQNNFTIVKGLKADVNAQYFSKSNLGLYKRDSYFDLTIGLSKALLEDKATIKLAVTDVLNTVNYNVTGDNFNSNIRKKYDLDSRIATLSFNYKF